The Polaribacter sp. Q13 sequence TATATATTGCGAAATATACTTTTGTGCATTGTAGTGAATTGGCACAAAACGTTGTTTATTTCCTTTTCCAATAACGCGTACAAAACCTTCTTCAAAAAATAAATCAGAAATTTTTAGGGTGATTAGTTCACTTACACGCAAGCCACAACTATATAAAGTTTCTAAAATAGTTCTATTTCTTTCGCCTTGCGGATGGCTTAAATCGATAGCAGAAATCAATTGGTTAATTTCATCTTCAGACAGTGTATCTGGTAATTTTCTACCAATTTTTGGAGCTTCAATTAAATCTGTTGGATTTGTTTTTCTATAATCTTCAAAAATTAGATAATCAAAGAAACTTCGTAAACCAGATATAATTCTAGCCTGACTTCTAGGATTTACTTTTTTAGCAACATCATAAATAAATTGTTGAATAGTTATTTCATCAATTGAAATAGGAGAGGAGTCAATTTCGTTTTTATCAAGAAAAAGTAGTAGTTTTTCTAAATCTCTAGAATAACTATCAATTGTATTTTGAGATAACCCTCTTTCTATTTTTAAAAATAATTGAAAATCTCTAATTGCATTTTGCCATTTCATGGGATAAAGATATAAAAACTTAGTTATGATTTTTATGATATTTAATAATTACTAAGCCTTTTTTTTTGCCTTAAAATGATTCTTTTTACTTATTTTTGAATTATATAAATTATTTAAAAAAAAGTTATGAAAAAAGTATTATTTATTGCAGTAGTGGCATTATTAGGATTAGGAAATGTAAATGCACAGGATGCTAAATTTGGAGCTGTTGCAGGTTTTCATAATTTAAGTATTAAAGCTAGTGGAGGTGGAGGTTCCATTTCTGTTGATGGTCAAGGTTTTTATGTTGGTTTTTCGGGAGAATTTGTACTTTCTGAAGATTTAAACTTACAAACTGAATTACAATATGCTAGTGCTAGTAAAGATGGAGAGTCTACTGATTTAATAGTTTTACCAATACTGGCAAAGTACTATGTTTCAGAAGAATTTAGTTTACAAGCAGGACCACAATTAGATTTTTTAGTGTCAGAATCAGACGGAGTAAATGTTTTTGGTTTAGGTTTAGCAATTGGAGCAGGATATGATATTAGTGAAAAGCTTTATATTTCTACAAGGTATGCATTTGGCTTAACAAACAGATTAGAAGATGCGCCTTCTGGTGTTTCAATAAAATTTAACACTTTTCAAGCAGGATTAGGGTATAGATTCTAATTTAGAAGATTTAAAGAGTTTAAAAACGGAAGCATTTTTGCTTCCGTTTTTTATTTGTTATATTTTAGCAGTATGAAACTAATTATAATTAACGGACCCAATTTAAACTTACTAGGAAAAAGAGAACCAGAAATTTACGGTTCAGAAACTTTTGAAGATTTCTTTAGAACACTTCAATTAAAATTTAACGAGATAGAATTGTCTTATTTTCAGTCGAATAGTGAGGGAGCCATTATAGATAAATTGCACGAAGTTGGTTTTAGTTTCGATGGTGTTGTTATCAACGCAGGTGCTTACACGCACACTTCTGTTGCTATTGCAGATGCTATTAGTGGTATTACAACTCCGGTTGTTGAGGTACATATTTCTAACGTGCATAAACGAGAAACTTTTAGACATCATTCTTTTTTATCTCCGGTTTGTAAAGGTGTTATTTTAGGTTTTGGGTTAAAAAGCTATGAGTTGGGGATTGAGAGTTTTATAAATTAGAAAAATGATTGAGTTTTCAGTAGTTGTTCCTCTATATAAATGTTCCGAAACTTTAAAAGAACTTTGTTCTAGATTACAAGGTGTTTTTAATAAGTTAGAGAAAAACTATGAAATTATTTTAGTAAATGACGGCAGTCCTGGTAATGACTGGGAAGTAGCAAGTAGTTTGTCTAAAGAAAATAAAAATATAAAATCGATTAACTTAAGTCGTAATTTTGGGCAACATCCAGCTATTTTTTGTGGTTTAGAAAATGCAAAAGGACAATGGGTAATTGTAATGGATGGTGATTTACAAGATGTTCCAGAAGAAATAGAAAAATTATATACTAAAGCTTTAGAAGGCTTTGATATTATTTTGGCGGCAAGAAC is a genomic window containing:
- the xerD gene encoding site-specific tyrosine recombinase XerD, whose translation is MKWQNAIRDFQLFLKIERGLSQNTIDSYSRDLEKLLLFLDKNEIDSSPISIDEITIQQFIYDVAKKVNPRSQARIISGLRSFFDYLIFEDYRKTNPTDLIEAPKIGRKLPDTLSEDEINQLISAIDLSHPQGERNRTILETLYSCGLRVSELITLKISDLFFEEGFVRVIGKGNKQRFVPIHYNAQKYISQYIKVIRTHINPQKGFEDTVFLNRRGKGLTRQMIFIILKNLALEIDLKKKISPHTLRHSFATHLLKNGADLRAIQQMLGHESITTTEVYVHLDKSYLKEVVETYHPRK
- a CDS encoding porin family protein, producing the protein MKKVLFIAVVALLGLGNVNAQDAKFGAVAGFHNLSIKASGGGGSISVDGQGFYVGFSGEFVLSEDLNLQTELQYASASKDGESTDLIVLPILAKYYVSEEFSLQAGPQLDFLVSESDGVNVFGLGLAIGAGYDISEKLYISTRYAFGLTNRLEDAPSGVSIKFNTFQAGLGYRF
- the aroQ gene encoding type II 3-dehydroquinate dehydratase, with protein sequence MKLIIINGPNLNLLGKREPEIYGSETFEDFFRTLQLKFNEIELSYFQSNSEGAIIDKLHEVGFSFDGVVINAGAYTHTSVAIADAISGITTPVVEVHISNVHKRETFRHHSFLSPVCKGVILGFGLKSYELGIESFIN